A single genomic interval of Salinarchaeum sp. IM2453 harbors:
- the arcS gene encoding archaeosine synthase subunit alpha, translated as MTDYFEVHSRDGAARIGELRLESSRMTPALIDDLIEDGGSLWSSDREVPVGDPSKITVLPHRGMPSGTPTEIQQAFQPEVPDIDNPSAAVVSEVVPDEQVTDVYILSAPQTLVGHAPSFVDAVISLRDQIPADTALYFPSVATPKNIGILCYAGVDLFDTDRVELQGLQGEYLTVDETIELSELEELPCACSACQQPVEEFGRRDCAEHNKNLLTSQLKRIRRYIKRGQLRDYLEGQTRYEQWHTETLRRFDQQWDYLEQRMPVIRDAEITAATDDTLNRVEIQRFASRVINRYQARLDDHPLVLVPCSAKKPYSTSNSHRQFHDAISYRGHIVTLTSPLGIIPNELELTYPAQHYDTVVTGDWSETEINFVTELLTAYLENTDYPEIIAHAPEDGYKPIIDQAVSTDNVTYTVDGHPTDEQSLANLSAALDGIESYRRERRRKATIQAIADYMFGPGAGDVLFDQIEVQGRYPELRAINEDGTQLATIVAKYGILSLTLEGAKQWTNSSVPTKYVEIDDFVPHGSVLAPGVVDATDTIRPGDEVIIEGESAFGVGRAEMSGKEMVESTRGVASKVRHIEEQ; from the coding sequence ATGACCGATTATTTTGAGGTTCACAGCCGGGACGGGGCAGCCAGAATTGGCGAATTACGACTTGAATCGTCCCGAATGACTCCAGCACTTATTGACGACCTGATCGAAGATGGAGGAAGTCTCTGGAGCAGTGATCGTGAAGTTCCAGTAGGAGATCCGTCGAAGATTACGGTGTTACCACATAGAGGCATGCCATCTGGAACGCCAACAGAGATTCAGCAGGCGTTTCAGCCTGAAGTTCCAGATATTGACAATCCAAGTGCTGCTGTTGTCTCTGAGGTAGTTCCTGATGAGCAAGTAACAGACGTATACATACTTTCAGCACCACAGACATTAGTCGGGCATGCACCATCGTTTGTGGATGCTGTTATTTCACTACGAGATCAGATTCCGGCAGACACCGCATTATATTTTCCAAGCGTTGCAACGCCTAAGAATATTGGAATTCTTTGCTATGCTGGGGTTGACTTATTCGACACGGACCGAGTAGAGCTACAAGGGCTACAGGGGGAGTACCTAACTGTTGATGAGACTATCGAACTCAGTGAGCTTGAAGAGCTGCCCTGTGCGTGTTCTGCATGTCAACAGCCTGTTGAGGAGTTTGGACGGAGGGATTGTGCAGAACACAATAAGAATTTGCTTACAAGCCAGCTAAAACGAATTCGACGATATATCAAACGAGGACAACTACGAGATTATTTGGAAGGACAGACAAGGTACGAACAGTGGCACACAGAAACACTTCGGCGCTTTGATCAACAGTGGGATTACCTCGAACAGAGGATGCCAGTTATTCGAGATGCAGAAATAACAGCTGCGACTGATGATACATTGAATCGGGTCGAGATTCAGCGCTTCGCGAGTCGCGTAATTAATCGATATCAGGCTAGATTAGATGACCATCCACTAGTATTAGTGCCATGCTCGGCTAAGAAACCATATAGTACCTCAAATAGCCATCGGCAGTTCCACGATGCAATCAGTTATCGGGGCCACATTGTTACGCTTACCAGCCCACTAGGAATTATTCCGAATGAGTTAGAATTGACTTACCCTGCACAACATTACGACACCGTAGTGACTGGTGACTGGAGTGAAACAGAGATTAACTTCGTAACAGAATTATTGACAGCATATCTTGAGAACACAGATTATCCAGAGATTATCGCACATGCACCAGAAGACGGATACAAGCCGATTATTGACCAAGCTGTATCAACAGATAACGTCACATACACTGTTGACGGGCACCCAACAGACGAACAGTCATTAGCAAACCTGTCGGCAGCCCTTGATGGGATAGAAAGTTATCGACGGGAACGACGACGAAAGGCAACAATCCAAGCGATTGCGGACTATATGTTTGGCCCGGGAGCGGGGGATGTCTTGTTTGACCAGATTGAAGTACAGGGTCGATATCCAGAGTTGCGAGCGATAAATGAGGATGGAACGCAACTGGCTACAATTGTTGCTAAGTATGGAATCCTATCACTGACACTGGAAGGAGCTAAACAGTGGACCAACTCATCAGTTCCAACAAAGTACGTAGAGATTGATGACTTTGTGCCACATGGAAGTGTACTTGCCCCGGGTGTGGTCGATGCCACGGACACTATTCGCCCAGGAGATGAAGTTATTATTGAGGGAGAAAGCGCCTTCGGAGTCGGACGAGCAGAGATGTCTGGGAAAGAAATGGTGGAGAGTACCCGAGGAGTTGCATCAAAAGTAAGGCATATAGAAGAACAATAG